A DNA window from Sporohalobacter salinus contains the following coding sequences:
- a CDS encoding SPOR domain-containing protein, whose amino-acid sequence MKFDRPKLKSGFSLAVMVISMSLLAAVVGYFLGNWMIQYVTAPNDNIQNVSSEKVVSEEKINTSELENTESSTVPEEAIQNQSNQNLTQDQPEVKQNSTNNLFVVQVGAFDNHDNAKGLVDKLKAKGYSAYITSQNPYKVQVGAFKKRDKATQLGNKLKKDGFSVYIDQ is encoded by the coding sequence ATGAAGTTTGATCGGCCGAAGTTGAAGTCAGGTTTTTCTTTGGCGGTGATGGTCATCTCTATGTCTCTGTTGGCGGCTGTAGTTGGATATTTTTTAGGTAATTGGATGATTCAATATGTAACTGCTCCAAACGATAATATTCAGAATGTTTCAAGTGAAAAGGTAGTTTCGGAAGAAAAAATTAATACTTCAGAATTAGAGAATACAGAATCAAGTACTGTTCCTGAAGAGGCTATTCAGAATCAATCAAATCAGAATTTAACACAAGATCAACCTGAGGTTAAACAAAATAGCACTAATAATTTATTTGTAGTCCAAGTTGGAGCTTTTGATAATCATGATAATGCTAAAGGATTAGTGGATAAATTAAAGGCTAAAGGTTATTCAGCTTATATTACTTCTCAGAATCCGTATAAAGTACAAGTAGGAGCATTTAAAAAGCGGGATAAAGCAACTCAATTAGGTAATAAATTAAAGAAGGACGGTTTTTCAGTTTATATCGATCAGTAA
- a CDS encoding DRTGG domain-containing protein: MKLRDIKEIIDAEVICGDAKLDLDIATACGADLMSDVLVFTEEKTLLLTGLTKPQVIRTADMLNLAAIIFVRGKNPNKKTIKLAQKNNIALLSTDYPLYKTCGLLYEAGLSEEEIKEEV, from the coding sequence ATGAAATTAAGAGATATTAAAGAAATTATAGATGCTGAAGTTATATGTGGTGATGCAAAGCTGGATTTGGATATTGCAACTGCCTGTGGTGCGGATTTGATGAGTGATGTTCTAGTTTTTACTGAAGAAAAAACTCTATTATTGACTGGGTTAACTAAACCTCAGGTGATTAGAACTGCTGATATGTTAAATTTAGCAGCTATTATTTTTGTTAGGGGGAAAAATCCCAATAAAAAAACAATAAAGTTAGCCCAGAAAAATAATATAGCCTTACTTTCTACTGACTATCCTTTATATAAAACTTGTGGTTTATTGTACGAAGCGGGATTATCAGAAGAAGAAATTAAGGAGGAAGTATAA
- a CDS encoding CBS domain-containing protein yields MQKAGFSLEFIEKLALDLTIDDIMTYDVITLSPDHKVKKAKEIMRLRKISGIPIINDNERLSGIISIDDIITALEDEKLEENLDNLMSKDLITINSDAPITDALRQFKKYQYGRLPVVDNKNILQGIVTPGDITNKLLEEVEAMKLIEEDQNDNNEEEFQIKIEVEGGDFENSGQASTKIKKLLKRQNISPSFIRKVVVIAYEAEMNVVIHANRGQVAADITPEKVDVVVEDEGSGIEDVDLAMQPGYSTASDYIRELGFGAGMGLANIQRCSDELNIESEVGVGTKLEATVYLRENEK; encoded by the coding sequence TTGCAGAAGGCTGGGTTTAGTTTAGAGTTTATTGAGAAATTAGCTCTCGACCTTACTATTGATGATATTATGACTTATGATGTAATTACTTTAAGTCCTGACCATAAAGTGAAGAAGGCTAAAGAAATTATGCGGTTAAGAAAGATTTCAGGGATTCCTATTATTAATGATAATGAAAGATTGTCAGGAATTATCAGTATTGATGATATTATTACAGCTTTAGAAGATGAAAAGTTAGAAGAAAACCTTGATAATTTAATGAGTAAGGATTTAATTACTATTAATTCTGATGCACCAATAACAGATGCTTTGCGTCAGTTTAAGAAGTATCAATATGGTCGACTACCAGTAGTGGATAATAAAAATATACTGCAGGGGATTGTTACTCCTGGAGATATTACTAACAAGCTATTAGAAGAAGTAGAAGCAATGAAGCTAATTGAAGAAGATCAAAATGACAATAATGAAGAAGAATTTCAGATAAAAATAGAAGTTGAAGGTGGGGATTTTGAAAATTCCGGCCAAGCATCTACTAAAATAAAAAAGCTATTAAAAAGACAGAATATATCACCTTCTTTCATTAGAAAAGTAGTAGTTATAGCTTATGAAGCAGAAATGAATGTAGTAATTCATGCGAATCGAGGACAAGTAGCAGCTGATATTACTCCTGAAAAAGTTGATGTAGTAGTTGAGGATGAAGGTTCTGGGATTGAGGATGTCGATTTAGCTATGCAGCCTGGATATTCTACAGCTTCTGATTATATACGTGAATTAGGTTTTGGAGCTGGAATGGGGTTAGCTAATATCCAACGTTGTTCTGATGAATTGAATATTGAATCAGAAGTAGGAGTAGGGACTAAACTTGAAGCTACTGTTTATCTAAGAGAAAATGAGAAGTAA
- a CDS encoding (2Fe-2S) ferredoxin domain-containing protein codes for MKSLAELDKIKKEAKEEIKLRDSDEEVRINIPMSTCGIAAGAREIFDVISEELDRQEVNNVVLNQIGCIGLCHYEPIVEVENSNQDVVTYGNVTREDAKNIVKDHIVNGQIIEELMIK; via the coding sequence ATGAAGTCTTTGGCTGAATTGGATAAGATTAAAAAGGAAGCTAAAGAGGAAATAAAGTTAAGAGATAGTGATGAAGAAGTAAGAATTAATATTCCTATGAGTACTTGCGGAATTGCTGCTGGAGCTAGAGAAATATTTGATGTGATTTCAGAAGAACTGGATAGGCAGGAAGTTAATAATGTAGTTTTAAATCAAATAGGTTGTATAGGTTTATGTCATTATGAACCAATAGTAGAAGTTGAAAATTCTAACCAAGATGTAGTTACTTATGGAAATGTTACTAGAGAGGATGCTAAAAATATTGTGAAAGACCATATTGTTAACGGCCAAATTATAGAGGAATTAATGATTAAATAA